One window of Deltaproteobacteria bacterium genomic DNA carries:
- a CDS encoding tetratricopeptide repeat protein, with protein MNALLLAIVVSAAAPPTPQNLPFMRSKTQAKAELVETLKRNIQKVDHAMKVTQDLIGHSRATPYLPDLQFRLAELYVEKSRYKYFLAAEDQASANQGSIVVPEVKLMKEKALSIYNAILREYPDFHDADKVRFYIAHEQRELGNFDDAMKTLQTLVDRHPKSPLATEALLIMGDYAFDKSDLAKAEGYYKQIFARPQSPATDLANFKMGWVRVNQSNHAEAVKYFEAAAIGPDLPGAEAEKRLNVKRESLADLVYSYTEVKPAKGASQYFQSLSDSSQTYTYVLDKLANRYYIKQEWENAIPIFRRLLLSSRDPDRDDERADKLYESLRAMHNKVVPTAGDVKALVRVAERLYSDPRSTPEQRKRAGEDFEVYCRDLATQIQVAAQQKDDKKLQSEAADAYAAYLSLFKVEKWRPTMEKNYAVSLLAAGRYVEAGEAYEKLALKAEGHPAEGDKPAEGPKPEREDLLYTAVGAFGQALHQTAPLSHFEQNEARVGIQQDGAKYVSAFAKNPRAVDVEFNVARAYYDQGEFKKAAEVFAAFAAAHPDDKNAGVAVSLALDSYHQIIGDDGNPDYDDMEKQGQTFLAQATLSESVKSQIRGTLDKAKKEKLGNIAIGSDDAIKSWIEQADQHKGTPDGEEALHQAFMAYREKRDPANTKLIGERLLAEYPQTKSAAEILTALGESALKSADAEQAAARYEDYYKRFPKDGTAVEALKVAAETREQLGDFPKALEDLGKLAADPTYKHHAEIVQHIAEVKYKSGDTAGAAAAAEDTLRSDPGNAKAAAIVGHVLLDAGKTSEVENRLTALTKPILKNASRGSGAEADAAAEVFFILGEALYKDFSAIPASDLERKAGSVGGLEQAYTAAARMGTGTFAVGGLYRLGMAYQTLAQDIMKTPVPAGADPAQVKQLLEQQAQQLQGKADEMFGACVRKARDLEVYNDFATGCANKSVVAEKSGSGEAPVASGTADPGKVAALREAIAKNPNDTQALDDLGATYLAAGDGRRARLTFARDSEVDGTRAVPLVGIGMALIKLGQATDAHDAFAKAIDLDPNSDLAHADMAALRCRFGDVEGAKAELGKIHATPDATPLLDADWQRCK; from the coding sequence ATGAACGCGCTCCTGCTGGCCATCGTGGTCTCCGCCGCGGCGCCTCCGACGCCGCAAAACCTCCCCTTCATGCGCAGCAAGACGCAGGCGAAGGCCGAGCTGGTGGAGACCCTCAAGCGCAACATCCAGAAGGTCGACCACGCGATGAAGGTCACCCAAGACCTCATCGGCCACTCGCGCGCGACGCCCTACCTGCCCGATCTGCAGTTCCGCCTCGCCGAGCTCTACGTGGAGAAGAGCCGGTACAAGTACTTCCTCGCCGCCGAGGACCAGGCGTCTGCGAACCAGGGATCGATCGTCGTCCCTGAAGTGAAGCTGATGAAGGAGAAGGCGCTCAGCATCTACAACGCCATCCTCCGCGAGTACCCGGACTTCCACGACGCCGACAAGGTGCGCTTCTACATCGCGCACGAGCAGCGCGAGCTCGGCAACTTCGACGACGCGATGAAGACGCTGCAGACGCTCGTCGACCGCCACCCCAAGAGCCCGCTCGCCACCGAGGCGCTGCTCATCATGGGCGACTACGCCTTCGACAAGAGCGACCTCGCCAAGGCCGAGGGCTACTACAAGCAGATCTTTGCGCGGCCGCAGTCGCCCGCCACCGACCTGGCCAACTTCAAGATGGGCTGGGTGCGCGTGAACCAGTCGAACCACGCCGAGGCCGTGAAGTACTTCGAGGCCGCGGCGATCGGTCCCGACCTGCCGGGTGCCGAGGCCGAGAAGCGCCTCAACGTGAAGCGCGAGTCGCTCGCCGACCTCGTGTACTCGTACACGGAGGTGAAGCCGGCCAAGGGGGCCTCGCAGTACTTCCAGAGCCTCTCGGACTCGAGCCAGACGTACACCTACGTGCTCGATAAGCTCGCCAACCGCTACTACATCAAGCAGGAGTGGGAGAACGCGATCCCCATCTTCCGCCGGCTGCTGCTCTCCTCGCGCGATCCCGACCGCGACGACGAGCGCGCCGACAAGCTCTACGAGAGCCTCCGCGCCATGCACAACAAGGTCGTCCCCACTGCGGGCGACGTGAAGGCCCTGGTGCGCGTGGCCGAGCGGCTCTACTCCGATCCGCGCTCCACGCCCGAGCAGCGCAAGCGCGCCGGCGAGGACTTCGAGGTCTACTGCCGCGACCTGGCCACGCAGATCCAGGTGGCCGCGCAGCAGAAGGACGACAAGAAGCTCCAGAGCGAGGCTGCCGACGCCTACGCCGCGTACCTCTCGCTGTTCAAGGTGGAGAAGTGGCGCCCAACGATGGAGAAGAACTACGCCGTGTCGCTGCTCGCGGCCGGCCGGTACGTCGAAGCCGGCGAGGCGTACGAGAAGCTGGCGCTGAAGGCCGAAGGTCACCCTGCGGAGGGCGACAAGCCCGCCGAGGGCCCCAAGCCCGAGCGCGAGGACCTGCTCTACACCGCGGTGGGCGCGTTCGGTCAGGCGCTGCACCAGACGGCGCCGCTCAGCCACTTCGAGCAGAACGAGGCGCGCGTGGGCATCCAGCAGGACGGCGCCAAGTACGTGTCCGCGTTCGCCAAGAACCCGCGCGCGGTAGACGTGGAGTTCAACGTCGCCCGCGCGTACTACGACCAGGGCGAGTTCAAGAAGGCCGCCGAGGTCTTCGCCGCGTTCGCCGCGGCGCACCCGGATGACAAGAACGCGGGCGTGGCCGTGTCCCTGGCGCTCGACTCGTACCACCAGATCATCGGCGACGACGGCAACCCCGACTACGACGACATGGAGAAGCAGGGCCAGACCTTCCTGGCCCAGGCCACGCTCAGCGAGAGCGTGAAGAGCCAGATCCGCGGCACGCTCGACAAGGCCAAGAAGGAGAAGCTGGGCAACATCGCCATCGGCTCCGACGACGCCATCAAGAGCTGGATCGAGCAGGCCGACCAGCACAAGGGCACGCCCGACGGCGAAGAGGCGCTGCACCAGGCGTTCATGGCCTACCGCGAGAAGCGCGACCCGGCGAACACCAAGCTCATCGGCGAGCGGCTCTTGGCCGAGTACCCGCAGACCAAGAGCGCCGCGGAGATCCTCACCGCCCTCGGCGAGAGCGCCTTGAAGAGCGCCGACGCCGAGCAGGCCGCCGCGCGCTACGAGGACTACTACAAGCGCTTCCCCAAGGACGGCACGGCGGTGGAGGCCCTCAAGGTCGCCGCCGAGACCCGCGAGCAGCTGGGCGACTTCCCCAAGGCGCTGGAAGACCTGGGCAAGCTCGCGGCCGACCCGACCTACAAGCACCACGCCGAGATCGTGCAGCACATCGCCGAAGTCAAGTACAAGTCGGGCGACACCGCGGGCGCGGCCGCCGCCGCCGAGGACACCCTCCGCTCCGACCCGGGCAACGCCAAGGCCGCGGCCATCGTGGGCCACGTGCTCCTCGACGCCGGCAAGACGAGCGAAGTGGAGAACCGGCTCACCGCGCTCACCAAGCCCATCTTGAAGAACGCGTCGCGCGGCTCGGGCGCAGAGGCCGACGCCGCCGCCGAGGTCTTCTTCATCCTCGGCGAGGCGCTCTACAAGGACTTCAGCGCCATCCCCGCTTCCGACCTGGAGCGCAAGGCAGGCTCCGTGGGTGGCCTGGAGCAGGCGTACACCGCCGCGGCGCGCATGGGCACCGGCACCTTCGCGGTCGGCGGCCTCTACCGACTGGGCATGGCCTACCAGACCCTGGCCCAGGACATCATGAAGACCCCGGTGCCCGCGGGCGCGGATCCGGCGCAGGTCAAGCAGCTCCTCGAGCAGCAAGCCCAGCAGCTGCAAGGCAAGGCCGACGAGATGTTCGGCGCCTGCGTGCGCAAGGCCCGCGACCTCGAGGTCTACAACGACTTCGCCACAGGCTGCGCCAACAAGTCGGTGGTGGCCGAGAAGAGCGGCAGCGGCGAGGCGCCCGTGGCCAGCGGCACCGCCGACCCGGGCAAGGTGGCCGCGCTCCGCGAGGCCATCGCCAAGAACCCCAACGACACCCAGGCGCTCGACGACCTGGGCGCCACCTACCTGGCCGCCGGCGACGGCCGCCGCGCGCGGCTCACGTTCGCACGCGACTCCGAGGTCGACGGCACCCGCGCCGTTCCGCTCGTCGGCATCGGCATGGCGCTCATCAAGCTCGGCCAGGCCACCGACGCGCACGATGCGTTTGCCAAGGCCATCGACCTCGACCCGAACAGCGACCTCGCCCACGCCGACATGGCCGCGCTGCGTTGCCGCTTCGGCGACGTGGAAGGCGCCAAGGCCGAGCTCGGCAAGATCCACGCGACGCCCGACGCGACGCCGCTCCTCGACGCCGACTGGCAGAGGTGCAAGTAG
- a CDS encoding tetratricopeptide repeat protein, which yields MLHALLGLALVQAPAATAKPADKPAAAAVKPADAAGSDDSGDDSSDDDHVKNAMDAVAHGNAHSAVEELKAALQDSPNDPTLLLALAKAQYSDEALEDAKRTMQQLVALDANNAPAQVELGIVLRRLGETSGAIEAFRAALKATPNDARVQFDLGEALEKAGRLDEAIAAYRAALAVQPDDTQARVNLGKALAEAGQLDAGIDELRRAAQASPPSAEAAYNLGVLLFRKEDVPGAMAAFKSAIAIDPNHAEAHNNLGMALDTQGDPKAAMIEYQRAAKLKPDLAEAQFNLGLAYFRLGDDAQATKYLEKSLRLRPDSTQSRAALADIAAKRGQLEKAAELYRQSLDRHDDADVEVKYAKVLLKQGKQKEAAAALSGAAKMGPKDPDVRAAVGDALMELGDYEGAVNAYRSRLQIEDVPEAHLALGDALAARHVAAQALPEFQKAAAGMPKDPTPLLHLADLYLAMGNLPEAEKTLKSATLVAPANAGSLARLGVLRSRQSDLPGAVQALTQALATDPKLYDARVELGSVYFRQGDDKKAITELKKVLTAKPKHAQANMYLGLAQYHSNDTAKAIASLQAAVQSDPKLSDAWAALGGIYQAQNKKDDAVKAFASALDADPQNPDAALGLKKLGVDPKAAAAPASTGK from the coding sequence ATGCTGCATGCCTTGCTGGGTCTTGCGCTGGTCCAGGCTCCGGCCGCGACCGCCAAGCCCGCCGACAAGCCCGCCGCCGCGGCCGTGAAGCCCGCGGACGCCGCGGGCAGTGACGACTCTGGCGATGACTCCAGCGATGACGATCACGTCAAGAACGCCATGGACGCCGTGGCGCACGGCAATGCGCACTCCGCGGTGGAGGAGCTGAAGGCCGCGCTCCAGGATTCGCCGAACGATCCCACGCTGCTCCTGGCGCTCGCCAAGGCCCAGTACTCCGACGAGGCCCTCGAGGACGCCAAGCGCACCATGCAGCAGCTGGTGGCGCTGGATGCTAACAACGCGCCCGCGCAGGTGGAGTTGGGCATCGTGCTCCGTCGCCTGGGCGAGACCAGCGGCGCCATCGAGGCCTTCCGGGCCGCGCTCAAGGCCACGCCCAACGACGCGCGCGTGCAGTTCGACCTGGGCGAGGCGCTGGAGAAGGCCGGCCGGCTGGACGAGGCCATCGCCGCCTACCGCGCCGCGCTCGCGGTGCAGCCCGACGACACCCAGGCGCGCGTGAACCTGGGCAAGGCGCTCGCCGAGGCCGGCCAGCTCGATGCGGGCATCGACGAGTTGCGCCGTGCAGCGCAGGCCAGTCCGCCTTCCGCCGAGGCCGCGTACAACCTGGGCGTGCTGCTCTTCCGCAAGGAGGACGTGCCTGGCGCCATGGCCGCGTTCAAGAGCGCCATCGCCATCGACCCGAACCACGCCGAGGCCCACAACAACCTGGGCATGGCGCTCGACACCCAGGGCGATCCCAAGGCCGCCATGATCGAGTACCAGCGCGCCGCCAAGCTGAAGCCGGATCTCGCCGAGGCGCAGTTCAACCTCGGGCTCGCGTACTTTCGCCTCGGCGACGACGCCCAGGCCACCAAGTATCTGGAGAAGAGCCTGCGCCTGCGTCCGGACTCCACGCAGAGTCGCGCCGCGCTCGCCGACATCGCCGCCAAGCGCGGGCAGCTGGAGAAGGCCGCGGAGCTCTACCGCCAGTCGCTCGATCGCCACGACGACGCGGACGTGGAGGTGAAGTACGCCAAGGTGCTCCTCAAGCAGGGCAAGCAGAAGGAAGCGGCGGCGGCGCTGTCGGGCGCTGCCAAGATGGGCCCCAAGGACCCGGACGTCCGCGCGGCCGTGGGTGATGCGCTCATGGAGCTCGGCGACTACGAAGGCGCGGTGAACGCGTACCGCTCGCGCCTGCAGATCGAAGACGTGCCCGAGGCGCACCTCGCGCTCGGCGACGCGCTCGCAGCGCGGCACGTGGCGGCGCAGGCGCTCCCCGAGTTCCAGAAGGCCGCTGCGGGCATGCCCAAGGATCCCACGCCGCTCCTGCACCTGGCCGACCTGTACCTGGCCATGGGCAACCTCCCCGAGGCGGAGAAGACGCTCAAGTCGGCCACGCTGGTGGCGCCGGCCAATGCGGGCTCGCTGGCGCGCCTCGGCGTGCTGCGCTCGCGCCAAAGCGATCTGCCCGGCGCGGTTCAGGCGCTCACCCAGGCGCTGGCCACGGACCCCAAGCTCTATGACGCGCGCGTGGAGCTGGGCTCGGTCTACTTCCGCCAGGGCGACGACAAGAAGGCCATCACCGAGCTGAAGAAGGTGCTCACGGCCAAGCCCAAGCACGCCCAGGCGAACATGTACCTCGGCCTGGCCCAGTACCACTCCAACGACACCGCCAAGGCCATCGCCTCGCTGCAGGCCGCGGTGCAGTCCGACCCCAAGCTCTCCGACGCCTGGGCGGCTCTGGGCGGCATCTACCAGGCCCAGAACAAGAAGGACGACGCGGTGAAGGCGTTCGCCTCGGCCCTCGACGCCGACCCGCAGAACCCCGACGCCGCCCTGGGCCTCAAGAAGCTCGGCGTGGATCCCAAGGCCGCTGCGGCGCCCGCGAGCACCGGGAAGTAG